One Halorientalis litorea DNA segment encodes these proteins:
- a CDS encoding L-aspartate oxidase has product METSVPEYDEVDVSVLVVGAGAAGARTAIELAERGVEDVLVLGKRNHGDAHTTWARGGINGALGTHDQEDDWTIHAADTLNEGHFVNDPGKVETVAKQMPERLRELDEWGMDYSRTDDGEIDQRFFGAQSYRRTAFAGDHTGESLLNTLVDRAQSFDVPYRENVMITKLVSDGEQTYGAVGFDMDSGEYVLFNTGTVVLAAGGYAAVYNRHTSRDDENNGDGAALAYDAGATLMDMEFVQFHPTGMAVDESDPEWEPWSGRLVTEAVRGEGGRLFNTDGERFMERYSPDQMELDARDVVARAIAQEVAEGRGTENGGVYLDISHRDDEFIKERLPRMYERFQDLGVDMAAEPVEVAPTSHYGMGGVVVDDHGETGVDGLFAIGETMAGVHGANRLGGNSLAETIAYGVVAGERIADRVDGAGTIPDDLTERVAEPHIAGLAGLAGSDGTYDVDTVFEELQDIMWEHAGLLRDEESLTAGLDALQRVREKADDLDVGPLTSRSFEYAVDIGFMLTTAEAILQGARERTESRGAHYRTDHPDTDETWRRNIQYEQADLGGMTTSTAPVDSPSEAVQDALDEGHELDYHQLE; this is encoded by the coding sequence ATGGAGACGAGCGTTCCCGAGTACGACGAAGTCGACGTCTCGGTGCTCGTAGTCGGTGCAGGTGCCGCTGGTGCCCGGACGGCCATCGAACTGGCCGAACGTGGCGTCGAAGACGTTCTCGTCCTCGGTAAGCGGAACCACGGCGATGCACACACGACGTGGGCCCGCGGCGGTATCAACGGTGCCCTCGGCACCCACGACCAGGAGGACGACTGGACGATTCACGCCGCAGACACCCTCAACGAGGGACACTTCGTCAACGACCCCGGCAAGGTCGAGACTGTCGCCAAGCAGATGCCGGAGCGACTCCGTGAACTCGACGAGTGGGGTATGGACTACTCCCGGACCGACGACGGCGAAATAGACCAGCGGTTCTTCGGCGCGCAGTCATACCGCCGAACCGCCTTCGCCGGCGACCACACCGGAGAGTCCCTGCTGAACACGCTGGTCGACCGTGCACAGTCGTTCGATGTCCCGTACCGAGAGAACGTGATGATAACGAAGCTCGTCTCGGACGGCGAGCAGACGTACGGTGCCGTCGGCTTCGATATGGACAGCGGCGAGTACGTCCTGTTCAACACCGGAACTGTCGTGCTCGCTGCAGGCGGGTACGCGGCCGTCTACAACCGCCATACCTCGCGCGACGACGAGAACAACGGCGACGGGGCAGCACTGGCGTACGACGCTGGTGCGACGCTGATGGACATGGAGTTCGTCCAGTTCCACCCCACCGGGATGGCAGTCGACGAGTCCGACCCCGAGTGGGAACCGTGGAGCGGGCGGCTCGTTACGGAAGCCGTTCGCGGTGAGGGCGGTCGGTTGTTCAACACTGACGGCGAACGGTTCATGGAGCGGTACTCGCCCGACCAGATGGAACTCGATGCCCGCGACGTGGTTGCCCGTGCTATCGCGCAGGAAGTCGCCGAGGGACGAGGCACTGAGAACGGTGGCGTCTACCTCGACATCTCCCACCGCGACGACGAGTTCATCAAAGAGCGGCTACCGCGGATGTACGAGCGGTTCCAAGACCTCGGGGTCGACATGGCGGCGGAACCAGTCGAGGTGGCTCCGACCTCTCACTACGGAATGGGCGGCGTCGTCGTCGACGACCACGGCGAAACCGGCGTCGACGGACTGTTCGCCATCGGCGAGACGATGGCCGGTGTCCACGGTGCGAACCGACTCGGTGGCAACTCGCTTGCCGAAACTATCGCGTACGGTGTCGTCGCCGGCGAACGCATCGCCGACCGAGTCGACGGAGCCGGTACGATTCCGGACGACTTGACCGAGCGGGTCGCCGAACCACACATCGCCGGACTCGCCGGCCTCGCCGGTAGCGACGGGACGTACGACGTGGATACCGTCTTCGAGGAACTGCAGGACATCATGTGGGAGCATGCGGGCCTCCTCCGTGACGAGGAGTCGCTTACCGCCGGACTCGACGCGCTCCAGCGTGTCCGCGAGAAGGCTGACGACTTAGACGTTGGACCGCTTACCAGCCGGTCGTTCGAGTACGCCGTCGACATCGGCTTCATGTTGACGACTGCCGAGGCCATTCTCCAAGGGGCACGTGAGCGAACCGAGTCACGCGGTGCCCACTACCGGACGGACCACCCAGATACCGACGAGACGTGGCGTCGTAACATCCAGTACGAGCAGGCTGACCTCGGCGGAATGACTACCAGCACAGCTCCCGTCGACAGCCCCAGTGAAGCCGTGCAGGACGCACTGGACGAAGGCCACGAACTCGACTACCACCAACTGGAGTAA
- a CDS encoding reverse transcriptase-like protein, with translation MTTLGSSLVLRFDGSVRYGPHNANPRGAAIGYVVEERQPLAEGSRELSAFVSSTHVELRALVAGAQTVAALTDHLRVSDVHVRGDAAAVIDTVAPCGESTVDDRISQRRAERVRNALAPVPRVTYRCVSRHENERAHEKESHTWRGIRALARTGDCTLSTGER, from the coding sequence GTGACCACCCTCGGTTCATCGCTCGTGCTCCGGTTCGACGGAAGCGTTCGGTACGGGCCGCACAACGCCAACCCGCGCGGGGCCGCAATCGGCTACGTAGTAGAAGAAAGGCAGCCACTCGCCGAGGGCTCCCGAGAGCTGTCGGCGTTCGTGTCGAGTACCCACGTCGAACTTCGGGCACTCGTTGCCGGTGCGCAGACGGTCGCAGCGTTGACTGACCACCTACGAGTCAGCGACGTTCACGTGCGCGGCGATGCCGCTGCCGTCATCGATACTGTTGCTCCCTGCGGTGAATCCACTGTCGACGACAGGATATCTCAACGACGTGCCGAGCGCGTCCGCAACGCTCTCGCGCCGGTCCCGCGGGTCACGTATCGCTGTGTGTCTCGACACGAGAACGAGCGCGCACACGAAAAAGAGTCGCACACTTGGCGCGGCATTCGTGCTCTTGCAAGGACTGGTGACTGCACTCTTTCCACAGGTGAGCGTTAG
- the proC gene encoding pyrroline-5-carboxylate reductase — protein MTHVSVVGCGNMGGALVSGLSRTGAYDVTAIDLDPDALEAVADDADRTTDDIAVAREADIVVLAVKPTVVDAVLADLDLRTDQSLVTIAAGVSRKHVAARTDATVVRIMPNLAAETGDMAAAATETGITDEVREMLDAVGEFAEIDEEYMDISTAVNGSGPAFAFYLIDAMKQAGIDGGLEPEQAETLAAQTFKGAAETVLRDERNVSELIDAVCSPNGTTIEGMEVLWDSDADTAVAEAVTAAERRSAELADQFNDE, from the coding sequence ATGACTCACGTGAGCGTTGTCGGCTGCGGGAACATGGGCGGGGCGTTGGTAAGTGGCCTCTCCCGAACCGGAGCATACGACGTGACGGCGATCGACCTCGACCCGGACGCGCTCGAGGCGGTCGCCGACGACGCGGACAGAACTACCGACGACATCGCCGTGGCCAGAGAGGCGGACATCGTCGTGCTAGCGGTGAAACCGACGGTAGTCGACGCGGTTCTAGCCGACCTCGACCTCCGTACGGACCAGTCGTTGGTCACCATCGCCGCGGGTGTCTCACGGAAGCACGTCGCAGCGCGGACAGACGCGACGGTGGTCCGAATCATGCCGAACCTCGCGGCGGAGACAGGCGATATGGCCGCCGCCGCCACCGAGACGGGCATCACCGACGAGGTTCGCGAGATGCTCGACGCGGTCGGTGAGTTCGCCGAAATCGACGAGGAATATATGGATATCTCGACGGCAGTCAACGGGAGCGGACCAGCCTTCGCATTCTACCTCATCGACGCGATGAAGCAGGCCGGTATCGACGGGGGGTTAGAGCCAGAACAGGCCGAAACACTGGCCGCACAGACGTTCAAGGGGGCAGCCGAGACAGTGCTCCGGGACGAGCGCAACGTCTCCGAACTCATCGATGCGGTGTGTTCGCCGAACGGGACGACCATCGAAGGGATGGAGGTTTTGTGGGATAGTGACGCCGACACGGCGGTCGCTGAAGCCGTGACGGCCGCAGAGAGACGGTCCGCCGAACTGGCCGACCAGTTCAACGATGAGTGA
- the proB gene encoding glutamate 5-kinase, translated as MSDHSPAGTVAGETVQRAREQAATADRVIVKAGTNSLTDEASRLNRVKLDKLVGDIMDLRERGKEVILVSSGAIGAGKGMLDGEETETLEESQALSTVGQSHLMRHYTQSFDRYDQTVAQILLTEHDLTNPERFTNVHNTIETLSDWGIVPIINENDAIATEEIQIGDNDMLSASVAIGMDVDLLVILTDVDGVYTGNPKDDPDAELIEAVEANYDAVQSLIDESTVAEFGGIKTKVEGARDVSEHGMPAIIAGSQERDVLERIATGKSTGTVFVPINGDTDD; from the coding sequence ATGAGTGACCACTCCCCCGCCGGGACTGTCGCCGGCGAGACGGTGCAACGAGCGCGCGAGCAGGCCGCTACGGCAGACCGCGTCATCGTCAAGGCGGGTACGAACTCGCTGACCGACGAAGCCTCCCGGCTCAACCGGGTGAAACTCGACAAACTGGTCGGTGATATCATGGACCTCCGGGAACGGGGCAAGGAGGTCATTCTGGTTTCGTCCGGTGCTATCGGGGCCGGAAAGGGGATGCTCGACGGCGAGGAGACCGAGACACTCGAAGAGAGTCAAGCACTCTCGACCGTGGGCCAGAGCCACCTGATGCGCCACTACACCCAGAGTTTCGACCGGTACGACCAGACGGTCGCTCAGATTCTCCTGACCGAACACGACCTAACCAACCCCGAGCGGTTCACCAACGTTCACAACACCATCGAGACTCTGTCCGATTGGGGTATCGTCCCGATCATCAACGAGAACGACGCAATCGCGACTGAGGAGATTCAGATCGGCGACAACGACATGCTGTCGGCGTCGGTCGCTATCGGAATGGATGTCGACCTGCTCGTGATTCTGACCGACGTTGACGGGGTGTACACTGGCAATCCCAAGGACGACCCCGACGCGGAACTTATCGAAGCCGTCGAAGCCAACTACGACGCCGTCCAGTCGCTTATCGACGAAAGTACCGTCGCCGAGTTCGGTGGCATCAAGACGAAGGTCGAAGGGGCCCGTGACGTTAGTGAGCACGGAATGCCCGCGATTATCGCGGGGTCACAGGAACGGGACGTGCTGGAACGAATTGCCACTGGCAAATCAACGGGGACGGTCTTCGTCCCGATAAACGGAGACACAGATGACTGA
- a CDS encoding glutamate-5-semialdehyde dehydrogenase — translation MTEYDTETQVTDAQQAALRLANVDEETRNAALASIADAVRDNTETILDANASDVAEAEAMLDRGEYTQALVDRLKLDDAKLEGIAEMIESVTGQSDPLGRTLEARELDADLELYKVAVPIGVVGTIFESRPDALVQIAGLALKSGNAVILKGGSEASESNRVLYELIRDATSDLPDGWIQLIEAHEEVDRLLEMDDSVDLLMPRGSSEFVSYIQNNTQIPVLGHTEGVCHVYVDTAADLEMAEDIAFDAKVQYPAVCNAVETLLVDADVAEAFLPDIVERYEDAGVDLRGDAATREIVDVGVATDDDWETEYGDLELSIRVVDDVYEAVTHINAHGSKHTESIITDDTDHAETFMTSIDAASVFHNASTRFADGYRYGLGAEVGISTGKIHARGPVGLAGLTTYKYYLEGDGQLVATYAGEDATPFTHDALDGEWTPGRLSGE, via the coding sequence ATGACTGAGTACGACACCGAAACCCAAGTCACAGACGCACAGCAGGCGGCACTACGGCTCGCAAACGTCGACGAGGAGACGCGTAACGCAGCACTTGCGTCCATCGCCGACGCAGTCAGAGACAACACCGAGACGATTCTCGACGCGAACGCCTCCGATGTCGCGGAAGCCGAAGCCATGTTGGACCGCGGCGAGTACACTCAGGCCCTCGTCGACCGGCTGAAACTCGACGACGCGAAACTCGAAGGTATCGCCGAGATGATAGAGAGTGTCACCGGACAGTCAGACCCGCTCGGGAGGACCTTGGAGGCCCGAGAACTCGACGCGGACCTCGAGCTCTACAAGGTCGCAGTCCCCATCGGCGTCGTCGGGACCATCTTCGAATCGAGGCCGGACGCGCTCGTCCAGATTGCCGGACTGGCACTCAAATCAGGCAACGCTGTCATCCTCAAGGGCGGCAGTGAGGCCAGTGAGTCCAACCGCGTGCTGTATGAACTCATTCGGGATGCCACGTCAGACCTACCCGACGGCTGGATTCAACTGATCGAAGCCCACGAGGAAGTTGACCGCCTGCTGGAGATGGACGACTCGGTCGATCTCCTCATGCCACGTGGCTCCTCGGAGTTCGTCTCGTACATTCAGAACAACACGCAGATTCCAGTCCTCGGCCACACGGAGGGTGTCTGTCACGTCTACGTAGACACGGCAGCCGACCTCGAAATGGCCGAAGACATCGCCTTCGACGCCAAGGTGCAGTACCCGGCGGTGTGTAACGCCGTCGAGACACTGCTGGTTGATGCCGATGTCGCCGAAGCGTTCCTCCCCGACATCGTCGAGCGATACGAGGACGCGGGTGTCGACCTCCGCGGCGACGCGGCGACCCGCGAGATTGTCGATGTCGGCGTGGCGACCGACGACGACTGGGAGACCGAGTACGGCGACCTAGAGCTCTCTATTCGGGTCGTCGACGATGTCTACGAGGCGGTGACACACATCAACGCTCACGGCTCGAAACACACCGAATCCATAATCACCGACGACACCGACCACGCAGAGACGTTCATGACCAGTATCGACGCCGCGAGCGTCTTCCACAACGCGTCGACACGCTTCGCCGACGGTTATCGCTACGGTCTCGGTGCCGAAGTCGGCATCTCGACCGGGAAGATACACGCCCGCGGCCCGGTCGGCTTGGCGGGGCTGACGACTTACAAGTACTACCTCGAGGGCGACGGACAACTGGTGGCGACCTACGCCGGCGAAGATGCTACACCGTTCACACACGACGCGCTCGATGGAGAGTGGACGCCCGGCCGTCTCTCCGGCGAGTGA
- a CDS encoding cytochrome P450 gives MSKQAHSPPGLPVVGSVTKLAQDPLRYLSGVQEAYGGQYPLVRLDPPGGQSVSVVLDASLVHDILSDRDRFARPGTGADQQRRQGLLTSAGTLWEQQRSVLDPEFVGPRLSEYAEIAADTVGAMLAGWPADGRIDLVSELSTMTMRVITRTLFSQDTTREQSRTVEEALSAVADEFEPEVTDFLLPDRLQPGPSAAFEAANETLDTVAQGFVDDHIDAEDPPQDMITALMEAKRDPEVELSENELIDEAVLFMTAGQETTALTVTYAFHWLSAHPEARRRVTEEARQTLHGDPPSWETLSELTYTEKVVRETLRLTPAAWNITRVAREPTTVAGVDIPADEPLLLCTYAHHRDGRVWDAPKTFDPDRWGETASRADESYFPFGAGPRVCIGRQIALTEAQFALAHVLQQYDVETVPDSLSFQPGVTLRPEGSVDAHVCERSPRGG, from the coding sequence GTGAGCAAGCAAGCGCACAGTCCCCCGGGGCTCCCTGTCGTCGGGAGCGTCACGAAATTGGCACAGGACCCGCTCCGGTATCTCTCCGGCGTGCAGGAGGCATACGGTGGGCAGTATCCACTGGTTAGACTCGATCCGCCGGGTGGGCAGTCAGTGTCGGTCGTACTCGACGCGTCGCTTGTCCACGACATTCTCTCGGATCGCGACCGGTTCGCACGCCCGGGGACTGGAGCGGATCAGCAACGCCGACAGGGGCTGCTCACCAGTGCCGGCACGCTCTGGGAGCAACAGCGGTCGGTGCTGGACCCCGAGTTCGTCGGGCCCCGGCTGTCCGAGTACGCCGAAATTGCGGCCGACACCGTCGGAGCGATGCTCGCTGGGTGGCCGGCGGACGGACGGATAGATCTGGTGTCGGAGCTGTCGACCATGACGATGCGGGTGATCACCCGGACACTGTTCAGCCAAGACACGACGCGCGAACAGAGTCGGACAGTCGAGGAGGCCTTATCAGCGGTCGCCGACGAGTTCGAACCCGAAGTCACGGACTTCCTGTTACCCGACCGACTCCAGCCCGGCCCCTCGGCGGCGTTCGAGGCGGCAAACGAGACGCTCGATACGGTCGCACAGGGATTCGTCGACGACCACATCGACGCCGAGGACCCGCCACAAGACATGATTACGGCACTCATGGAGGCCAAACGTGACCCGGAAGTCGAACTCTCGGAGAACGAGTTGATCGACGAGGCCGTGCTGTTTATGACCGCCGGGCAGGAGACCACAGCACTCACAGTCACGTACGCGTTCCACTGGCTGTCGGCCCATCCCGAGGCGCGTCGGCGTGTCACCGAAGAGGCTCGACAGACCCTGCACGGCGACCCCCCGAGCTGGGAGACGCTCTCTGAGTTGACCTACACTGAGAAGGTCGTTCGGGAGACGCTCCGACTCACCCCCGCAGCGTGGAATATCACGCGGGTGGCCCGCGAACCGACGACTGTTGCTGGCGTCGACATCCCCGCCGACGAACCGTTGCTCCTGTGCACGTACGCTCACCATCGCGACGGCCGTGTGTGGGACGCACCCAAGACGTTCGATCCGGACCGCTGGGGCGAAACCGCGAGTCGAGCCGACGAGTCGTACTTCCCGTTCGGTGCCGGTCCGCGGGTGTGCATCGGGCGCCAAATCGCGCTCACCGAAGCGCAATTCGCGCTCGCACACGTTCTGCAACAGTACGATGTCGAAACCGTCCCCGACTCCCTGTCGTTCCAACCCGGTGTAACCCTCAGGCCCGAGGGCTCCGTCGATGCACACGTGTGCGAGCGGTCCCCGAGAGGCGGCTGA
- a CDS encoding ABC transporter ATP-binding protein, with protein sequence MDDTVTQSRNADGDAAARAVPVVALDSVVREYTRGSGGGPFSRSDAPVVRAVDDVSLFVGQGEFVGLAGPSGSGKTTLLHIVAALDAPTAGRVELAGEDVTDLNERERARVRRDRVGIVFQRFHLLPALPAVSNVALPLVELGWSKAKRRSRAHDLLDKVGLPDRADHRPGALSGGEQQRVAIARALATEPDLVVADEPTGELDSKTSERVLNVLAEVAEERTVIVASHDQQALDRTSRQIQLHDGQLIHDSHA encoded by the coding sequence ATAGATGACACAGTGACGCAATCTCGCAACGCGGACGGAGACGCCGCAGCGCGGGCGGTCCCCGTCGTCGCCCTCGACTCCGTCGTCCGGGAGTACACCCGCGGGTCCGGTGGCGGTCCGTTCAGTCGGTCCGACGCCCCCGTGGTGCGTGCCGTCGACGACGTCTCGCTGTTCGTCGGGCAAGGCGAGTTCGTCGGCCTCGCCGGGCCGAGCGGGAGCGGGAAGACGACACTCCTCCACATCGTGGCCGCGCTCGACGCACCGACAGCAGGCCGTGTCGAACTGGCCGGTGAAGACGTGACGGACCTGAACGAACGCGAACGCGCCCGCGTCCGCCGGGACCGGGTCGGCATCGTGTTCCAGCGGTTCCATCTACTGCCGGCCCTCCCGGCAGTCTCGAACGTCGCCCTGCCGCTGGTCGAACTCGGCTGGTCGAAGGCGAAACGTCGGAGCCGTGCGCACGACCTCCTCGACAAGGTCGGCCTCCCCGACCGGGCCGACCACCGCCCCGGCGCGCTCAGCGGCGGCGAACAGCAACGCGTCGCCATCGCTCGCGCGCTCGCGACGGAGCCGGACCTCGTCGTCGCGGACGAACCGACCGGCGAACTCGACTCGAAGACGAGCGAGCGCGTGCTGAACGTGCTGGCGGAGGTCGCCGAGGAACGGACGGTCATCGTCGCGTCCCACGACCAGCAAGCACTCGACAGGACCTCCAGACAGATACAGCTCCACGACGGGCAGTTGATTCACGATTCGCATGCGTAG
- a CDS encoding FtsX-like permease family protein, translated as MRSGITRLIAVFGLALRRLRGRLATAPGRLLLSVLGVALAVGLMITVTGVSLGLASESVVQSEGVDYWVVPEQSTVSTVAVSTGSVQLGDAHSTTARIRADDRVQYATPVLLELFPATDRTTDEREYVMAVGIVPEAGGGQFSGMPTGSLSPGDPYYANGSYNGSWTGDAVLNDAAASVLNASVGDDVRTPRTGPNQTLTVRNVTAGGIGFGPSTAPVVLLHLSELQTLTGGAEGDHADQILVTTNDPSVRSTIAGLYPRTTVVTRNGLSAQNASLSNLPLAVAAAALLIGSMVGVLFVATLMGLEVSASEQQLAVLGALGYPARRRMTLVAVESVTTSLLGGVVGSGLGVLGIVGLNALVAPRLGLETVARFDPLLLGYALGVTLLIGVLGMVYPVVLSRRTDILEVLAR; from the coding sequence ATGCGTAGCGGCATCACACGATTGATCGCGGTCTTCGGGCTGGCACTCCGACGGCTGCGTGGACGGCTCGCGACCGCCCCCGGCCGCCTCCTCCTGAGCGTCCTCGGCGTCGCGCTGGCGGTGGGGCTGATGATAACCGTCACCGGCGTCTCGCTCGGGTTGGCCTCCGAATCGGTGGTCCAGAGCGAGGGCGTCGACTACTGGGTCGTCCCCGAACAGAGCACCGTCTCGACGGTGGCCGTCTCGACGGGGAGCGTCCAACTCGGCGACGCCCACTCGACGACGGCCCGCATCCGAGCCGACGACCGGGTCCAGTACGCGACGCCGGTGTTACTCGAACTGTTCCCCGCCACCGACCGAACCACCGACGAACGCGAGTACGTCATGGCCGTCGGCATCGTCCCGGAAGCCGGCGGCGGCCAGTTCTCGGGGATGCCGACGGGCAGCCTCTCACCCGGGGACCCCTACTACGCGAACGGGAGTTACAACGGGTCCTGGACGGGCGACGCCGTGCTGAACGACGCCGCAGCGAGCGTCCTGAACGCGTCCGTCGGCGACGACGTTCGGACACCTCGGACGGGGCCGAACCAGACGCTGACCGTGCGCAACGTCACGGCCGGCGGCATCGGGTTCGGCCCGAGTACCGCACCCGTGGTGTTGCTCCACCTGAGCGAACTCCAGACGCTGACCGGCGGGGCCGAGGGTGACCACGCCGACCAGATACTGGTGACCACGAACGACCCGAGCGTTCGGTCGACGATTGCCGGCCTCTACCCACGGACCACCGTCGTCACGCGGAACGGCCTGTCGGCACAGAATGCCTCGCTGTCGAACCTCCCGCTGGCCGTCGCCGCGGCCGCGCTCCTCATCGGGTCGATGGTCGGCGTCCTCTTCGTCGCGACGCTGATGGGGCTCGAAGTGAGCGCGAGCGAGCAACAACTCGCCGTCCTCGGCGCGCTCGGCTACCCGGCACGCCGCCGGATGACCCTCGTCGCCGTCGAGTCCGTCACCACGTCGTTGCTCGGCGGCGTCGTCGGGAGTGGCCTCGGCGTCCTCGGCATCGTCGGCCTGAACGCCCTCGTCGCCCCGCGTCTCGGACTGGAGACCGTCGCGCGCTTCGACCCGCTCTTGCTCGGGTACGCTCTCGGCGTGACGCTCCTCATCGGCGTGCTGGGGATGGTCTACCCCGTCGTCCTGAGCCGACGGACGGACATCCTGGAGGTGCTGGCACGATGA
- a CDS encoding ABC transporter permease has protein sequence MMGRLRAVVGIAVAQLRYDRRRTIIAAIGIAVAVLGTILLLSVGVGVIDFGQAKFDSAGRDLWITGGTIEFQPGSVGGVRSGIVDSHDVAVGLESRDDVATAVPLMFQTVYASPNQSSFETVAGVGGPARGGSVSIVAGREVNRSHHYAGGSYDGPMTHEIAIDRRTATLFNVSVGDTLHVGGTIATARQHEFTVVGITNTYSEFVGAPTLTMPHSELQTVTGKTASDRATFISVRLADGVDPEQTAAELERVYPDYEVRTNREQLRTILQDKAVVIASGISLIALAIIAGVALTLNLLLSMIFQQKQEFAAAQATGVMPSTLVGVVVVRSFLIALFGGLVGAILSVPGIYAANAAANAVTGFEGLAVLSPSLIAFGFSIAIVIGLLAGIGPAVYLYRSSTLSQLTAG, from the coding sequence ATGATGGGACGGCTCCGGGCGGTTGTCGGCATCGCCGTCGCCCAGTTGCGATACGACCGACGACGGACGATTATCGCCGCCATCGGCATCGCCGTCGCCGTGCTGGGGACGATTCTGCTGTTGAGCGTCGGCGTGGGCGTCATCGACTTCGGCCAGGCGAAGTTCGACTCCGCCGGGCGTGACCTGTGGATCACTGGCGGCACCATCGAGTTCCAACCGGGGTCCGTCGGCGGCGTCCGGAGCGGTATCGTCGACTCGCACGACGTGGCGGTCGGGCTCGAAAGCCGAGACGATGTCGCCACGGCCGTTCCGCTCATGTTCCAGACGGTGTACGCCAGCCCGAACCAGTCGTCGTTCGAAACCGTCGCAGGCGTCGGCGGCCCCGCACGCGGGGGCTCGGTCAGTATCGTCGCCGGTCGGGAGGTGAACCGGTCCCACCACTACGCAGGCGGAAGCTACGACGGGCCGATGACACACGAAATCGCCATCGATAGGCGCACCGCCACCCTCTTCAACGTCTCCGTCGGCGACACCCTCCACGTCGGCGGGACGATAGCCACCGCCCGCCAACACGAGTTCACCGTCGTCGGCATCACGAACACGTACTCGGAGTTCGTGGGCGCGCCGACGCTGACGATGCCCCACAGCGAACTCCAGACAGTGACCGGCAAGACGGCCAGCGACCGCGCGACGTTCATCTCGGTTCGCCTCGCCGACGGCGTCGACCCGGAGCAGACGGCGGCCGAACTCGAACGCGTCTACCCCGACTACGAGGTCCGGACCAACCGCGAGCAACTGCGGACCATCCTGCAAGACAAAGCCGTCGTCATCGCCAGCGGTATTAGTCTCATCGCCCTAGCGATTATTGCCGGGGTTGCATTGACGTTGAATCTCTTGTTATCGATGATCTTCCAGCAGAAACAAGAGTTTGCGGCTGCCCAAGCCACCGGTGTTATGCCCAGCACACTCGTTGGTGTCGTTGTCGTTCGCTCGTTTTTGATTGCCCTATTCGGCGGTCTCGTCGGGGCGATTCTCTCTGTACCGGGAATCTACGCCGCCAACGCCGCTGCGAATGCTGTGACTGGATTCGAAGGCTTGGCTGTCCTTTCACCATCGTTAATAGCTTTCGGGTTCAGTATCGCCATAGTAATCGGCTTGCTCGCAGGTATCGGCCCTGCGGTGTATCTCTACCGGAGTTCGACGTTAAGCCAATTGACAGCTGGATGA
- a CDS encoding DUF1616 domain-containing protein, whose translation MKNIRLLLTRVFAVALVISAASFILIIAFPAPNDAGREYTKFYVVGPEGDASDYPTEVSPGSTTSLAIGISNYETESHSYTLTAAWNDTVIETQTVRVEYNDEIRKNITIQAPTQPGMYRLNLNLYKSEVDVGHEPYRDLRLLVSVRE comes from the coding sequence ATGAAAAATATTCGACTGTTATTGACACGCGTATTTGCGGTTGCACTTGTTATTTCGGCAGCATCATTCATATTAATCATTGCATTTCCAGCCCCGAACGATGCAGGCCGGGAATACACTAAATTCTATGTGGTCGGACCAGAAGGAGATGCATCAGATTATCCCACAGAGGTTTCTCCCGGAAGTACAACATCATTGGCGATCGGCATTTCAAACTACGAGACAGAGAGTCACTCTTACACACTCACAGCCGCGTGGAACGATACTGTCATTGAAACCCAGACAGTTCGAGTAGAATATAACGATGAGATTCGAAAGAACATCACAATTCAGGCACCGACCCAGCCAGGAATGTATCGTCTTAATTTAAATTTGTATAAAAGCGAGGTCGATGTAGGACATGAACCGTACCGGGATCTACGCCTGCTTGTGAGTGTGAGGGAATAA